Genomic segment of Pacificitalea manganoxidans:
GATGACCGTTTTGCACGGGCCTTTGGTCTTGATCCCGACCGCTGCCGCGAGGGCATGTCATTGTCCGAGGCTACGAATTCCGTGCATCCCGACGATCTGGATCGGGTGACCACGCTCATTGACGCGACGCTGCGCGCGGGCGGGGTCTACCGCGCCGAATATCGCGCGCGCCATGCGGATGGCAATTACCGCTGGGTGGAGGCAAGCGGCCTGTGCGAACTGGACGAGGACGGCAAGCCGCTGCGGTTCCCCGGCGTGCTTCTGGATATCGAGCAGCGCCACCGCATCGAGGTAGATCTTGAGCGGCGCGAGGCGGATCTGGCGCTGTTGCTCGATTCCACTGCCGACGGGTTCTATGCGGTCGATACCGAAGGCAAGACCACCCGCTGCAATGCCGCGTTCCTGCGGATGCTCGGCTTCCAGCGGGAGGAGGAGGTCGTGGGCAAGCAACTGCACGACATCATCCATCACACCCGCCCCGATGGCACGCCCTATGCGGAAACCAGCTGTCCGATCTATCAGGTCGCATCGGGCGGCGGCATGGCGCATGTCGATGACGAGGTGTTCTACCGCACCGATGGCACGTCCTTCCCCGTCGAATACTGGGTGCGCCCGGTCTACTGGAAGGGGGAGCTTCAGGGCGCCGTCTGCAACATTCTCGACATCAGCGAACGCAAACGCGCCGAGGAAGCCCGCCAGTTGCTGCTGCGGGAACTGAACCACCGGGTGAAGAACCTGTTCTCGATCACCGCCGGGATGATCACGATGACCGCGCGCCATGCCCGCAGCGTCGAAGAACTGGCCGAAACCCTGTCAGGCCGGGTGATCGCATTGGCACGGGCGCATGAACTGATCAGCAGTTCCATCACCTCCGGCGATGCCGAGGTCACGCCAAGCGGGCTCGATAAGCTGATTGAGGTGGTGATGGCGCCGCATGTGGAGGGGCGCGCCGGGGCGCTCGATCTGTCCGGCCCGCCGGTGGAACTGGGCCCTACGGCGACGACCGGGTTTGCGCTGATCCTGCACGAGCTTGCGACCAACGCCGCCAAATATGGTGCGCTTTCGGCGCCGGGCGGGCAGGTCCGCGTGGCGTGGCACCAAAGCGACGACATGCTGCATCTCGACTGGACAGAAACCGGAGGGCCAGCAGTCACAGGCCCGCCCACGCAAAGCGGATTCGGCAGCAAGCTCGCAAGGCTAAGCGCCACCGGTCAGCTGGACGGCGCAATCGAATATGACTGGACGCCCGGCGGGGTGACGATCCACCTGACCGCCGCGTTTGATCGGCTTTCACAATAGACATTGGGAGGTGACACATGCCCGACACCGCTCGGTATCTGGATGGTCTCAAGGTGCTTATCGTGGAGGATGAGCCGTTTATTTCGCTGAACCTCGCGTTTGGGGTCGAGGATGCGGGCGGCACGGCGCTTGGACCTGCGACGAGCGTTGCGCAGGCGCTGACCCTGATCGCGACGGCGCGGCCCGATGCGGCGATTGTGGATGTGGATTTGCCCGATGGTGACATCGGTCCCGTTCTCGACGCCCTGCGCCCCGAAGTGCCAGTGGTGGTGCATACGGGCGTCGGCCTGCCGGAGCGTCTGCGGGAAGCCCATCCCGAGGTTCAGGTCTTTACCAAGCCGACCACGCCCGCGGTGTTGGCCAAGCGCCTGCGCACGGAGATCGCGGACAACTGAACCCAGCGGGCAGGGCGGCTTTCCGTCTTGCGGCGGAACCCCGGTTGCTCGGCCTGCGTTTGCCGAGGCGTCGGCCCGTTCCGATATTGGCCCTTTTGCCCGGTCCGTAGCCCGGCTCGCCGGTTTTCGCCTAACTGCGGGACCGATCACGACCGCGCGAGAGCGACGGAAATGGTGGTGCCTGACGCTGTAGACCCTATCTGTTACGGCGCGGAGCGACGCTCCCGCCACCTGCACGAATCGGAGATGCCGTTTGAACGTCGAGACAACCGGGAGCGTGACGCGCCCTGCCGCCGGTGGCGAGATGGGCCAGTTGATCCGTGACTTCGACTGGGCCGGCACCTCGCTCGGCCCGGCGCAGGATTGGCCGCAGGTGCTGCATGTGCTGGTGGATCTGATGCTGAGTTCCAGCCAGCCGATGTTCTTGGTCTGGGGGCCGGAGCGAACCTGCCTTTATAACGATTCCTATTCCGAAATCCTCGCCGGGAAGCATCCCGCGCTGGGGCAGCCTTTCGACCAAATCTGGGCAGAGATCTGGGATCGTGACCTGAAACCGATCGTCGCCAAGGCCTATGCAGGCGAGGCGCTGCATATGGACCACATTCCGCTTATGATGCTGCGGCGCGGGTATCTGGAGGAAACCCATTTTTCATTCTCCTACACACCCGTGCGCGATGCAGAGGGGGTGGTTCAGGGGTTTTTGTGCCCCTGTCTGGAGATCACCGATCAGGTGCTGGAGGAACGTCGCGCGCGGCTGCGGGTCGAGTTGACCGAGCGGTTCCGCGCCGAGCGTGACCCCAAAGCGCTGAGCTACGAGGCCGCCGCGCTTCTGGCCCGTCATCTGGACGTGCAGCAGGGCGCCTATGCCGCGATTGACGACAGCGGCGCGTACGCGATCATCAAGACCGACTGGTCCGCAGGCGGCATGCCCAGCAATGTCGGGCGCCACCGGTTGCAGGATTTCGGCGCTGATTTCATCGCCGATCTGAAGGCCGGGCGCAGCGTTGCCATCGCCGATGTGCAGGAAGACCCGCGCACCAACACGCCCGAGGCGACGGAAACCTTTGCGCAGCGCGGCATTCGCGCGGTTCTCAATGTGCCGCATATGCGCGACGGGCGGCTTGTCGCCGTGCTGGCGCTTCACGCCGATAAGCCACGCTGCTGGCATCCGGCGGATGTCGCACTGGCGGAGGAGGTCGCGCAGCGCACCCATGCCGCCGTGAAAAGCGCGGAGGCCGAAGATGCCCGGCGTCTGAGCGAACATCACCTGCGCGAAACCCGCGATGCGCTGGCCTTGGCCACGACGGCCTCTAGCCTCGGCTGGGTGACGTGGGATATGGATACCGGCGACGCGACCGTCGATGCCTGCGGGCGCGACATACTGGGATTTGACGACGGAACGGTCCGTGTCGAGGATTGGATGGGCCGCATCCATCCCGAAGATCGCGCGATGGTGGAGGAGGAGTTGCACGGGTGTGTGCGCGACAGCCGCCCGTTTGATCTGGCCTATCGTGTCACACCGCCCGACGGCAGCACGCGGCATGTCCACGGCACCGGCGTGTTTCAGACCGATGACGACGGCAGGGCTACGCGCGGCACCGGTTTTGTGCGAGACGTGACGGAGCGCAAGCGGGCCGAGGATCACAGCAACATGCTGATGGCGGAACTGGACCACCGGGTGAAGAACATCCTCGCCGTGGTGCAGTCCATCGCCCGGCAGAGCCTTGCCCGCGGTCAGGAACTCGGCCCCGAAGCGGCGGACCGGCTGATCGGACGCATTTCCGCGCTGGCGCAATCCCATGCGCTTGTCGCGCGCAGCCGCTGGGAAGGCGCCTCTTTCGAGGCCCTGCTGGAAACGGCGCTGGCCTCCTATCGCGACGAGGAGGGTGTGCGCATCGTGCTGGATGGCCCGGATCTGAAGATCACGCCAAAGGCCGCGCAGACGCTGGCGCTGGCCCTGCACGAACTGGGAACGAATTCCGCGAAATATGGCGCGCTGTCGCGTCCCGAGGGGCGGATCATCGCGCGTTGGCGGCTTACCCGCGAGGCGGGCGAGGCGGTGCTGGCGTTTGACTGGCAGGAATGTGACGGCCCGGTCATTGAGGGCCCGCCCAGCCGCCGTGGTTTTGGCTCCGTGCTGATCGAACGGATGCTCGCCGCCGATCTGGATGGCGACGTGGATCTGGATTTCGCGCCAACCGGGCTGCGGGCGCAAATCACGCTGCCATTGGCCACCCTGCGGGCCAAGGAAACCACCGTGACCCCCGCTGCCGCGCCTGCCGTGCCGTTGGCCGGCGATCGTGCCGCGCTGCGGGAAAAGAAGGTGCTGGTCATCGAGGACGAACATCTGGTCGGGCAGGAAACGACCGCCGCCTTGCGCGCGGCGGGCTGCTCCGTGATCGGTCCGGTGACGACATTGAAGGAAGCGCTGACCGTCGTCGGCGCCGAAAGCTACGACGCCGCCGTGCTCGATGTGAACCTGAATGGCGAACTGGTCTGGCCCGCGGCACAGGTCGTGCGGGCGCGCGACATTCCTTTCGTGTTCGCGACGGGATATTCGGGCACCGTCAACACGCCGCGCGAATTGAAGGACGCGCCTTGGGTGGAGAAGCCCATCGCCGCCGACGACCTGATCCAGTCGCTCGCCGCCGCGCTATCGGTGCAGGAGGCCGCGAACAGCAAGTAGCACCGATGTTGCGCACCGGGGCCGGCGGCCGCGCGGCGGGCAGAAGATCCTTGTCGTCGGGCGTGTCATGCTGTTTCGGTTTGCACACCGATGCTGCGATGGCCGCACCTAGAAAGGATCTCACATGCCCGCTTTGCCAAATCCGTTCAAATCCGCGCTCACGGAGGGCCGGCTGCAATTCGGACTGTGGCTGGCGCTGGCCAATGCCTACACGACCGAAATCTGCGCCGGCGCAGGCTATGATTGGCTGCTGATCGACGGGGAACACGCGCCAAACGACATTCCCAGCATCCTTGCGCAGTTGCAGGCGATCGGGCGCGGCGGCAGCCATGCGCTTGTCCGTCCGCCGGTGGGGGAGACGAGCCTAATCAAGCAGATCCTCGACATGGGGGCGCAGACCATCCTGATCCCGATGGTCGAAAGCGGCGCGCAGGCGCAGATGCTGGCACGGGCGATGCGCTATCCGCCCAATGGTGTCCGCGGGCTGGGTGCCGGGCTGGCGCGGGCGTCGTCGTTCAACCGCGATGCCGACTATGCCCAGACTGCCGATGAACAGGTCTGCCTGCTAGTCCAGATCGAAAGCTGCGCGGGCATCGACGCCCTTGATGCGATCACCACCACCGATGGCGTCGACGGCGTGTTCATCGGCCCCGCCGATCTGGCGGCGGACATGGGCCATCTGGGGCAACCCGACCACCCGGAGGTCGTCGCCGCCGTCGAAGCCGCGATCCGCCGAATCGTGGAATTGGGCAAGCCTGCAGGCGTGCTGACCGTCAACCGCGCGCTGGCCCGGCGCTACATCGACGCGGGCGCGACCTTCGTGGCGATTGGGGCGGATGTCACCGTGTTGGCGGACCAGACCACGGCATTGCTAAAAACCTTCCGCGCGGAGGTCTGAGCCCATCTGCACCGTAGCCTGCCGGATCTGGTCCGGGGGCGCGCAAGTGCGGCGGCGGTGCGAGCCACGAAAATTGCAATGCTATATGGGGAGCGTCGATATCGGCGCGGGCGGGATGATAGGCCTTCGCCACCGCGCCTAATGTAAAGGGGCGGCACCCCGCGGCGCCGCCCCTTCGATCCGGTGTGCAAATCGGACTTAGCCGATCGTCGCGCCATCTTCGCGCCAGACGGCGACCACAGCGGAGCGGGGCTTGCCCTCCCCATCGGGCCAGGAGCCGCCGGGGTGCTGGATGCCGACAAAGGCCACCTTGCGGTCCAGCGACCATGTCAGGCCGGTGACCTCTGCCCCGTTGGGCGCGGTCAGGAAGCGGGCGATCTCGCCGGTTTCGGGGTTGCCGACAAGCATCTGGTTATTGCCCATGCCCTCGAATTCGCCCTCGTTGCTGTCATCGCCATCGGTCTGGATCCACAGCATCCCGTCGGAGCTGAACACCATACCATCGGGCGAGTTGAACATATTGCCCGGCGTCACATTGGCAGAGCCGCGATACATGCCTTCGGCGGCGGAGGGGTTGCCGGCCATGACGTAGAGATCCCAGCTAAAGCTGTCCGCGCCGTGGTCTTCGTCCGTGGGCCACCAGCGCACGATCTGGCCGTAATTGTTGACCTCGCGCGGGTTGGGGCCGCCGACCGGCGCCGCGTCGCCACCGGCATTGCCGCTGACGCCCCGGTTTTTATTGTTGGTCAGCGCGCAGTAGACCTCGGCCCGCAGGGGGTTGGTGGCGATCCATTCGGGGCGATCCATCGTCGTGGCGCCCACCTTGGAGCCTGCCATCCGGGCGAAGACGAGGATTTCCTCGATCGCCATGCCGGTGCTCTCGGGCGTCAGGGGCAGCCATGCGCCGGTCTGGTCGTCATTGAACTTCGCGACATAAAGTGTGCCATCCGACAGCAGGCCATCGGTCGGCTGGCCCTCGGCCCATGTGCCGTTGGAGACGTAGCGGTAGATGAATTCGCC
This window contains:
- a CDS encoding response regulator, translated to MPDTARYLDGLKVLIVEDEPFISLNLAFGVEDAGGTALGPATSVAQALTLIATARPDAAIVDVDLPDGDIGPVLDALRPEVPVVVHTGVGLPERLREAHPEVQVFTKPTTPAVLAKRLRTEIADN
- a CDS encoding HWE histidine kinase domain-containing protein; its protein translation is MNVETTGSVTRPAAGGEMGQLIRDFDWAGTSLGPAQDWPQVLHVLVDLMLSSSQPMFLVWGPERTCLYNDSYSEILAGKHPALGQPFDQIWAEIWDRDLKPIVAKAYAGEALHMDHIPLMMLRRGYLEETHFSFSYTPVRDAEGVVQGFLCPCLEITDQVLEERRARLRVELTERFRAERDPKALSYEAAALLARHLDVQQGAYAAIDDSGAYAIIKTDWSAGGMPSNVGRHRLQDFGADFIADLKAGRSVAIADVQEDPRTNTPEATETFAQRGIRAVLNVPHMRDGRLVAVLALHADKPRCWHPADVALAEEVAQRTHAAVKSAEAEDARRLSEHHLRETRDALALATTASSLGWVTWDMDTGDATVDACGRDILGFDDGTVRVEDWMGRIHPEDRAMVEEELHGCVRDSRPFDLAYRVTPPDGSTRHVHGTGVFQTDDDGRATRGTGFVRDVTERKRAEDHSNMLMAELDHRVKNILAVVQSIARQSLARGQELGPEAADRLIGRISALAQSHALVARSRWEGASFEALLETALASYRDEEGVRIVLDGPDLKITPKAAQTLALALHELGTNSAKYGALSRPEGRIIARWRLTREAGEAVLAFDWQECDGPVIEGPPSRRGFGSVLIERMLAADLDGDVDLDFAPTGLRAQITLPLATLRAKETTVTPAAAPAVPLAGDRAALREKKVLVIEDEHLVGQETTAALRAAGCSVIGPVTTLKEALTVVGAESYDAAVLDVNLNGELVWPAAQVVRARDIPFVFATGYSGTVNTPRELKDAPWVEKPIAADDLIQSLAAALSVQEAANSK
- a CDS encoding aldolase/citrate lyase family protein, translated to MPALPNPFKSALTEGRLQFGLWLALANAYTTEICAGAGYDWLLIDGEHAPNDIPSILAQLQAIGRGGSHALVRPPVGETSLIKQILDMGAQTILIPMVESGAQAQMLARAMRYPPNGVRGLGAGLARASSFNRDADYAQTADEQVCLLVQIESCAGIDALDAITTTDGVDGVFIGPADLAADMGHLGQPDHPEVVAAVEAAIRRIVELGKPAGVLTVNRALARRYIDAGATFVAIGADVTVLADQTTALLKTFRAEV